Proteins encoded in a region of the Gammaproteobacteria bacterium genome:
- the rlmJ gene encoding 23S rRNA (adenine(2030)-N(6))-methyltransferase RlmJ: MLSYRHIYHAGNFADVFKHVVLVELLRTLRRKVTPFCVLDTHAGLGRYDLKSAEAQKNREFADGLLRVMACPDPPDTVAQYLALVRAENDGAEVPSRYPGSPRLIRALLRSGDRLLLSELQPADHARLRALFAGDAQVAVHLQDAYQGLKALLPPPERRGLVLIDPPYERKDEYARVVAALTMAHARWPTGIYAIWYPILSRSLTGRFHTAVVATGIRRILCAELRIAPDTARGDFVGSGLLIINPPWPLQDHLVPPLDWLRRCLEHDRQGGQRLDWLVPE, encoded by the coding sequence ATGCTCAGCTACCGTCATATCTATCATGCCGGCAACTTCGCCGATGTCTTCAAGCACGTGGTGCTGGTGGAACTGCTGCGTACGCTGCGGCGCAAGGTGACGCCGTTCTGTGTGCTGGATACGCACGCAGGGCTCGGCCGCTATGATCTGAAGTCGGCGGAGGCGCAGAAGAACCGTGAGTTTGCCGATGGTCTGTTGCGGGTGATGGCGTGTCCGGATCCACCGGACACGGTGGCGCAGTACCTGGCACTGGTGCGCGCGGAGAACGATGGTGCCGAGGTGCCGTCGCGCTACCCCGGTTCACCACGGCTGATCCGCGCCCTGCTGCGGTCGGGTGACCGGCTGCTGCTGAGCGAACTGCAGCCGGCCGATCACGCCCGGCTGAGGGCGCTGTTCGCTGGCGATGCCCAGGTGGCCGTGCATCTCCAGGATGCCTATCAGGGGCTGAAGGCCTTGCTCCCGCCGCCGGAGCGCCGCGGGCTGGTGCTGATCGACCCGCCCTATGAGCGCAAGGACGAGTACGCGCGCGTGGTCGCGGCGCTGACCATGGCCCATGCGCGCTGGCCGACCGGCATCTACGCCATCTGGTATCCCATTCTGTCGCGCTCGCTGACCGGGCGCTTCCATACGGCCGTCGTGGCGACCGGCATCCGCAGGATCCTGTGCGCCGAACTGCGGATCGCGCCGGATACCGCACGCGGCGACTTTGTCGGCAGCGGCCTGCTCATCATCAACCCACCCTGGCCGTTACAGGATCATCTGGTGCCGCCGCTGGACTGGCTGAGGCGCTGCCTGGAGCATGATCGGCAGGGCGGGCAGCGGCTCGACTGGCTGGTCCCCGAATAG
- the lnt gene encoding apolipoprotein N-acyltransferase, translating into MSIPDLPRTLWVGLSLLAAFLLGATVPFAFAPFGYYPLAVVALALLFLLLRGRTPGTAFRMGYAFGLGMFGIGVNWIYISIHYFGHSPLPAAIGVMLLLVAYLSLFPAVLAWAVARRAAGDGVQLLLLLPAGWVLAEWVRGWLFTGFPWLNLGYTQIDAPLAGYAPLFGIYGLGWLVALSAGLLAWALVGHGRARWVGPLLFVALWWGGERLTAVDWTTAAGPPLRVSLVQGNIPQDQKWEEDQQLATLERYLMLTRAEWYGPDGGRDLVVWPETAIPAFLHQVENDFLIRLREEARRAHSEVLTGIPVLDREAWKYYNAVISVGDEEDAYYKHHLVPFGEYLPLRALFGSLLQVMPLPVADFSAGGLDQPPIRVAGWPVGVSICYEIVFAEEIATKLPEAAFLVNVSNDAWFGDSLAPHQHLEMARMRALETGRFLLRATNTGITAIIGPDGAIRERGPQFETAVVRGEIEPRSGATPYVRWGNWPIVIGAVLVWAVFVRHRHRTN; encoded by the coding sequence ATGTCCATACCTGATCTGCCGCGTACCCTGTGGGTGGGGCTGTCATTGCTGGCGGCCTTCCTGCTCGGTGCGACGGTACCGTTCGCCTTCGCACCCTTCGGCTACTATCCGCTCGCCGTCGTGGCGTTGGCGCTGCTGTTCCTGCTGCTGCGCGGACGCACGCCGGGGACCGCATTCCGCATGGGCTACGCCTTCGGCCTGGGCATGTTCGGTATCGGCGTCAATTGGATCTATATCAGCATTCATTATTTCGGTCACTCGCCGTTGCCGGCCGCCATCGGCGTCATGCTGCTGCTGGTCGCCTACCTGAGCCTGTTTCCCGCGGTGCTGGCCTGGGCAGTCGCGCGCCGTGCCGCCGGCGACGGTGTTCAGCTGTTGCTGCTGCTGCCCGCCGGCTGGGTGCTCGCCGAATGGGTGCGCGGCTGGCTGTTCACCGGGTTCCCCTGGTTGAACCTCGGGTACACCCAGATCGATGCACCACTCGCCGGCTATGCCCCGCTGTTCGGTATCTATGGACTGGGCTGGTTGGTGGCGCTGAGTGCGGGGCTGCTGGCCTGGGCGCTAGTCGGACACGGCCGGGCGCGCTGGGTCGGCCCGCTGCTGTTCGTTGCGTTGTGGTGGGGCGGCGAGCGTCTGACGGCGGTCGACTGGACCACGGCCGCCGGTCCGCCGCTGCGCGTCAGTCTGGTGCAGGGCAACATCCCACAGGACCAGAAATGGGAGGAAGACCAGCAGCTGGCGACGCTGGAGCGCTACCTCATGTTGACGCGTGCCGAATGGTACGGCCCGGACGGCGGGCGGGATCTGGTCGTCTGGCCGGAGACGGCGATACCGGCGTTCCTGCATCAGGTGGAGAACGACTTCCTGATCCGGTTGCGCGAGGAGGCGCGCCGCGCCCACAGCGAGGTGCTGACCGGTATTCCGGTGCTGGACCGCGAGGCCTGGAAGTACTACAACGCCGTGATCAGTGTGGGCGATGAAGAAGACGCCTACTACAAGCACCACCTGGTACCGTTCGGCGAATATCTGCCGCTGCGTGCGCTGTTCGGCTCACTGTTGCAGGTGATGCCGCTGCCGGTGGCGGATTTCAGTGCCGGCGGCCTGGATCAGCCGCCGATCAGGGTAGCGGGCTGGCCGGTGGGCGTGTCCATCTGCTACGAGATCGTGTTCGCGGAGGAGATCGCCACCAAGCTGCCAGAGGCCGCCTTCCTGGTGAACGTCAGCAACGACGCCTGGTTCGGTGACTCGCTCGCCCCGCATCAGCATCTGGAGATGGCGCGCATGCGCGCCCTGGAGACCGGCCGCTTTCTGTTGCGCGCGACCAATACCGGCATCACCGCCATCATCGGCCCCGACGGCGCCATCCGCGAACGTGGCCCGCAGTTCGAGACTGCCGTGGTGCGCGGCGAGATCGAACCGCGCAGCGGCGCGACCCCGTATGTGCGCTGGGGCAACTGGCCGATCGTGATCGGTGCGGTACTGGTGTGGGCGGTATTTGTCCGGCATCGTCATAGAACGAATTAA